In one Mycobacterium sp. NBC_00419 genomic region, the following are encoded:
- a CDS encoding aldehyde dehydrogenase: MSSASAPTAPGLPARAADIPAVRDIVNPSTGEVIAAVAEACSGDVDLAVTRARAAFEAGPWPEMTRSQRGKLLLRIADAIEAAGEKLYTLEAKNNGRPITETRAQLSRVPEWFRYNAGLLAAQRCAVLPGDGPYLTYQQRLPLGVCGIITPFNHPMLILARSLSAALANGNTVVVKPSELTPLTTLALAEILAEAGLPDGVFTVVTGGRPAGERLTTHPDIAKITLTGGTEAGRAAAVATAARFARVTAELGGKTPIVVFDDVDPVAAAEGAAFAAFVAAGQSCVAGSRFLVHRRIYDQFVEALAARARTIRLGDPSLPGTQMGPLISATQRDKVRALIDSGLAEGARLAAGGGIPDLPLPLQAGFFLQPTVLSDATMDMAVATTEIFGPVAVVIPFDDEADAVRMANDNRYGLGAGVWTTDVARAHRVAERIVAGMVWVNDHHRLEPSLPWGGVKESGMGKDAGTESFDDFSWVKTIVVRTATEPVDWYGDHQTERLN; the protein is encoded by the coding sequence ATGAGCTCTGCCAGCGCCCCGACCGCGCCCGGACTGCCCGCCCGCGCGGCCGACATTCCGGCGGTTCGCGACATCGTGAACCCGTCGACCGGTGAGGTCATCGCCGCGGTCGCCGAAGCCTGCTCGGGCGACGTGGATCTGGCGGTCACCCGGGCCCGCGCCGCCTTCGAGGCCGGACCCTGGCCGGAGATGACGCGTAGCCAGCGCGGAAAGTTGTTGCTGCGCATAGCCGATGCCATCGAGGCGGCTGGTGAGAAGCTGTACACGCTGGAGGCGAAGAACAACGGGCGTCCGATCACCGAGACCAGGGCGCAGCTGTCCCGCGTGCCGGAATGGTTCCGCTACAACGCCGGCCTACTGGCAGCGCAGCGATGCGCTGTGCTGCCAGGCGATGGACCGTATCTGACCTACCAGCAGCGGCTTCCGTTGGGCGTGTGCGGAATCATCACCCCGTTCAACCATCCGATGCTGATCCTGGCCCGCAGCCTGTCGGCGGCGTTGGCCAACGGCAACACCGTCGTAGTGAAACCGTCCGAGCTGACGCCGCTCACCACGCTGGCGCTCGCTGAGATCCTCGCCGAGGCAGGACTTCCCGACGGCGTGTTCACCGTCGTCACCGGCGGCCGACCCGCGGGCGAACGGCTGACCACACACCCCGACATCGCGAAGATCACGCTAACCGGCGGCACGGAAGCCGGTCGTGCCGCTGCGGTCGCGACGGCCGCACGCTTCGCCCGCGTCACCGCGGAACTGGGCGGCAAGACCCCGATAGTGGTCTTCGACGATGTGGATCCCGTCGCCGCTGCGGAGGGTGCGGCCTTCGCCGCCTTCGTCGCTGCCGGCCAATCCTGCGTTGCCGGTTCTCGGTTCCTCGTCCATCGCAGGATCTACGACCAATTCGTCGAGGCCCTCGCCGCCCGGGCCCGCACGATCCGGCTGGGAGATCCCAGCTTGCCCGGCACACAGATGGGACCGCTGATCAGCGCCACCCAGCGCGACAAGGTCCGCGCTCTGATCGATTCCGGACTGGCCGAAGGCGCCCGGTTGGCCGCGGGTGGCGGTATCCCTGACCTCCCACTGCCTCTGCAGGCAGGGTTCTTTCTGCAGCCGACGGTGCTCTCCGACGCCACCATGGACATGGCGGTAGCGACGACGGAGATCTTCGGACCCGTCGCCGTCGTAATCCCATTCGACGACGAAGCCGACGCTGTGCGGATGGCCAACGACAACCGCTACGGGCTGGGCGCCGGAGTGTGGACGACGGACGTCGCCCGGGCGCACCGGGTGGCTGAGCGCATCGTCGCCGGGATGGTGTGGGTGAACGACCACCACCGGCTGGAGCCTTCACTGCCGTGGGGCGGGGTCAAGGAATCCGGAATGGGTAAGGACGCCGGAACCGAATCGTTCGACGACTTCTCCTGGGTCAAGACCATCGTCGTGCGCACCGCCACCGAGCCGGTCGACTGGTACGGCGACCACCAGACCGAGCGCCTGAACTGA